From the Ipomoea triloba cultivar NCNSP0323 chromosome 8, ASM357664v1 genome, the window ACCCGTTTGAGGCAAATTGTCAAATAGAGCTGCCACTTCTGATGCTTCATTCCAGAAGTCCACATTAGTTTCTTCCATCACTGTTGTAGAGGCTGATGGGGCAGAATCAGTAGGAGGCACAAGAGGCATAGGAGGTTGAGCTGGAGTTCTCTTCTTTGGTTCCTTTTTCTCTTGCCAGTCTAATAAAAACCAGAATGATCAatgtaatgtaatatatataagtgcatttaaaatttcatatccataaaaaagaagaatattacCTGTTTTGCAGTTGGATTATCAGGGCATGTTCTAGAATTGTGGCCTGTTTTGTTGCATTTTCTGCAGTGCTTTACAAGCAAAGAAGGGTTTACATGGGTGCCATCTTTAGTGATCTCATCTTTGCCTCTCTTCCTCAATTTCCTTGGTCTTCCAGGTTTGGTTGTGTACAGTGGAGGCAAAAGTGGTTCCTTATTTGACTTGGGTCATTCATTTGGACCAGCTAGTGGGTTTATCCTTCCTCCATAAGTGTTCAAGTAGTTGCTAATGGAGTAACAAGGGTGTACATAATGATGCACTGGACCTTTACCATGTCTAATCCAAATGGCACACACAGCATGCTTACATGGTATCCCGGTTAAGTCCCACTTTCTACAACTACAAGTGCCCCTAAACAGATCCACAGTATGTTGTTCTATCCCCCCTAACCCTGACATGCACCTTATCTCAAATAAGTTCTCATCACTTTGGGCACCTAAGCAACCACTAGCAGCCTTCTCAACTAAAGATATTTTTTTCATGATTGTTGGACAAAATGGACCTTTCCATTTCTTAGCTTTCTGTTTATTATCAAAGAATTTTGCCATCAATAATTTCCTAATGGTTTCTACCCAAGCAATCAGTGGTTGTTCCCTTGCTTCTAAGATAAGGGCATTGAAACTCTCAGAAATGTTGTTCACTAAGGCATCACTTTTAGAAAAGGGAGTGAAATGTGACCTTGACCATTCTGACGGGTGTTTATCAGCCAGCCATTGAAAAGCATCTGGATCTTAGTCCTTGATTTCTGTCATAGCATCACTGAAGCTGTTCACTGTTGTGGCCTTGGCTGCTGCCCATAAAGCATCCTTCATTGCTTTGCCTAGAAATCCTGCCAGCTTCATGTTACCATGTAGATGCCTGACACAGAATCTGTGTGAGGCATTAGGCAACACTTCTTGAAATGCAGGAAGGAGCCCTTTCTGTTTGTCTGcaccaaaaacaaaacacaaaaaaaagggTTACAACTCACTTGAATTGACAGATTACACATTTAGGCAGCAAACAAAGTGCACTTATTCAAAGTCACCTGAGATAAATGTTAGTTGCTGTTGTGCTTCTACTGTGATTTGTAAGTCTTTCTTAAGTAACGTAAAAAACCAGCTCCATGAGTCCTTGGTTTCCCCTTCAACAATTGCATACACCAACGGGAAGATACTGTCATTCCCATCAATCCCAACAGCAATTAACAGTTGACCTCCAAACTTAGTTTTCAAATGGCAACCATCCACTCCAATGAGCTTCCTACAAAACTTGTATCCCTCCTTTGAAGCCTCCCAACAGAAATACATCCTTAGAAATCTTGGTTTTCCATCATACAGTAATTCTGTTTTTTTCACATGGCATGAAGTATTTGGGTTTGTTTTGTCAATCTCCAAGCAGTAGTCCCAAATTTTTCTAAAAGACTCTTCAGCTTCTCCATCAAGGATTGCCTTTGCTTTCTTCATTGCTCTGTAGGCTTGCTTGCTAGACAACTCAAATCCCTCATCAACTTTGACCTTCTTTCTAAATTCTGCAGTTGTCCAGGTGACATGGTGTCCAATCTCTTTCACCCATCTCTTTGCAACCCTAGTTGATTTAACCATACTGTTTTCATACACCCAACCACAGCCCTCATGCTCCTCATGATAACTGGCAATTCTCCAAGTCATGGCATTTTTAACTTTCCAAGCATTAATTCTAAATGGGCAACCGGTTTGTCTACACCTAACATAGACTCTATTCTTGTCATTTCTAATAAACTTCAATTCCTTCCCATTGTTGAAAGCATGATTGTAAACTGCATCTCTAAACTCTTGCTTTGATACAAATGTTAAACCAACATAGAACTTAGGGGATTGCATTTGAGTACTAGCCCTAAATTCAGgccatttaaattttaatcatcATCACTACCTTTCTGACTGTCTTCATCAGACAAATGAAGGCCTTCATCAGTGTCTTTGCCTTTCACCCTAGTTGCCTGCCCTCTGGAATCAGGGTGACCACTCTGTGTTACCCCTTCAAACTCCACAGTTTGATCTACATTTGCCTCATACTCTAGGTCATCTCCAATACTATCACCACTTTTCTCAAAGTCATCTAAATCCTCCTCAGATTCTGACTCACCCTCATTTTCTGTTGATGGTTCACCCTCACCTTCTATACATCCCCCACCGTCACCTTCTACAGCACCTACTACCCAAATCTCAATCTCTTCGGGAAACATTCCAACATCGCAAATAGCCCAACA encodes:
- the LOC116027018 gene encoding uncharacterized protein LOC116027018; its protein translation is MQSPKFYVGLTFVSKQEFRDAVYNHAFNNGKELKFIRNDKNRVYVRCRQTGCPFRINAWKVKNAMTWRIASYHEEHEGCGWVYENSMVKSTRVAKRWVKEIGHHVTWTTAEFRKKVKVDEGFELSSKQAYRAMKKAKAILDGEAEESFRKIWDYCLEIDKTNPNTSCHVKKTELLYDGKPRFLRMYFCWEASKEGYKFCRKLIGVDGCHLKTKFGGQLLIAVGIDGNDSIFPLVYAIVEGETKDSWSWFFTLLKKDLQITVEAQQQLTFISDKQKGLLPAFQEVLPNASHRFCVRHLHGNMKLAGFLGKAMKDALWAAAKATTVNSFSDAMTEIKD